TAATTCTTGTTCGCCCATCACTCATCACTAACGCATGAAGTGTTTGAATTATTTTTTCAGTGAGTGGATGCTGTTGGGCAATGTAGTGTTCAAGCTGCGCTAAAGCCGCATAATAGCCTTTTACTTCATGTTCATCACGTTCCCTTCCAGGAAAATGACCTTCTAAGGTTAGCACTTGCTTAACTTCATCGGAATTTAAACGATTTCCTTCAATCATGGTGGAATAATGCGTGGTGTATAATTTAGCTGTTTCTCTCAAGGAAGCTAATACTGTTGGGTTAACGGGAAGCAAGGCCACTTGTTGTTTCGCTGCTTCAACACGCATTAAATCTTTAGCAATGTTGGGGGTGATGCTATACAGTGGATTAAAATTTATCGGCATAATATCCGCTCAATATCGGCTTAGCAGGTAATTTAATTATGCGGATATTATGCCGATAAATCAATGGCTATTAAAAACTAATGTGGGGAATATAATGATGATCCGCAATAAAGAAGCATAAATTATGAAATACAGAATGCCTCTATTCCCTTTTCAATCCACATTTTATTGTTAAACCAGCGCCCGCTTTTTTGTCGGAACTATATGAAAAATTCCAACCACTTAACTTGCTCGATGTTGCAGCGCTTGAGCTAATTCAGGGTATTTAAATTGAAATTGATATTGAAGTAAGCGCTTGGGATACACCGCTTGCCCAGAAAGTATTAATTCTTCTGCCATTTGGCCAAACATTAATTTTAAGATCCACGCCGGTGTAGGAATAATCGCTGGACGATGCAATACATGCGCTAATGTTTTGGCAAATTGCTGTTGCGTGACCCAGGCGGGCGCGCAAATATTAATGGCTCCCGTTATTTCTGGATGATTTAATAGAAATTGCACACTGGCAATGGCATCGTGCAAATGGATCCAGCTAAACGGTTGTTGGCCATCGCCAATTTTTCCACCCAGTCCTAATTGAAACAACGGCAACATTTTAGCTAACGCGCCATCGCTGGCATGCAATACGGGGGCAAAGCGTAATAAAACGATGTCGAGGTGAGGATGCGCTGGCGAAGGCACAGCGGCTTGCTCCCAAGCTTGGGCTACCGTACTTAAAAAATCCGTAGGCTGTCCCCAATAAATAGGCGTTTCTTCATCCACTTGCTGAATTGTCTGTTTAGAATGATTTAAACCATAAATACCAATGGCACTGGCATTATAAAATTTTAAAGGCTGAGTCAACGTTTGACACCAGGTGAGCAGCGTTTGCGTGGCCTGCACACGACTGTGTTGTATCGTGTGTTTCACTGTTTTTGTCCACCGGGATTTTCCAATATTTTCACCGACTAAGTTAATCACGGCATCGAAGGTATTGGGATCATGCTGCGATAACTCCGACCATTCTATGGCAGTGACTTCAGTGGGAAACATGTGTTGAATTTTTTCGCGGTTGCGACCGAGTATGGTGATGTCGTGATGATCACGCAA
This region of Legionellales bacterium genomic DNA includes:
- a CDS encoding TIGR01777 family oxidoreductase, giving the protein MKLLIAGGSGFIGRHLTRALLRDHHDITILGRNREKIQHMFPTEVTAIEWSELSQHDPNTFDAVINLVGENIGKSRWTKTVKHTIQHSRVQATQTLLTWCQTLTQPLKFYNASAIGIYGLNHSKQTIQQVDEETPIYWGQPTDFLSTVAQAWEQAAVPSPAHPHLDIVLLRFAPVLHASDGALAKMLPLFQLGLGGKIGDGQQPFSWIHLHDAIASVQFLLNHPEITGAINICAPAWVTQQQFAKTLAHVLHRPAIIPTPAWILKLMFGQMAEELILSGQAVYPKRLLQYQFQFKYPELAQALQHRAS